Below is a window of Aeromonas veronii DNA.
ACATCGAGCGGGTGGATGCCCGCCGCAATCCCCACCACCGCCAGGGTGTTGAACAGGTTGGAGCCGAGCACGTTGCCAAGGGCCAGATCATGCTCGTTCTTGCGAATGGCGATGAGGGACGAGGCCAACTCCGGCAGGGAGGTTCCCACCGCGACTATGGTGAGGCCAATCACCAGATCGCTGATACCAAGCGCCTGAGCGATGGTCACCGCCCCCCAGACCAACAGGCGGGAAGCGCCGATCAGCAACACCAGCCCGACCACCAGCCAGAAGATGGCGCTCTTGAGGGACATCCCCTCGCTCTCGATATCCTCGGCGGTCTCGGTATCCAGCGCATCTCCCTTGCCATTCATGCCAGCCCAGATGGACCAGCCCATCAGGGCAACGAAGACGGCCCCCAGAATGACCGCATCCATCCGGCCCAGATGCCCATCAATCAGCAGGGCGCCGGAGAGCAGGGTAATACCGAGCAGAATGGGGATCTCCTTGCGTACTACCTGAGAGGCCACCGCGATAGGGCTGATCAGTGCCGTCAGACCCAGGATCAGCGCGATATTGGTGATGTTGGAGCCATAGGCATTACCGAGCGCCAACCCGGGATTGCCCTGGGACGCCGCCAGTGCCGAGACCACCATCTCCGGTGCCGAAGTGCCAAAACCGATGATCACCATGCCGATCAGCAGCGGCGGCATCCCCGCATAACGGGCAGTGGCGGCAGCACCATCGACAAACTTGTCTGCACTCCAGACCAGCAGCGCCAGTCCGGCAATCAGGGCAACAAAAGCCAGGGTCATAGGATCTTCTTCTCTTATTATCTGCAACGAAGCGCCAGCCAAAACAGGCAGGCACCATGGGAAAGTGGCGCCAGTGTAGCTGTGCCGCCTCCCATTTCAAGGGGAAATCAAACCGTGATTAACATTTCACAGCCCAGCCAGCAGACTCGCGGCATCGGAAACCTCGAACTTGCCCGGCGCCTCCACAAACAGCTGCTCGACCACGCCATCGTTGGCGATCAACGCAAAGCGCTGGGCACGGATGCCGCCAAAGGCGCCGGTATCCTTGGCCAGGCCCAGCGCCCGGGTCCAGCTGCCATCGCCATCTGCCAGCATGGTGATCGCCTCGGCATTCTGGGCCGTCTGCCAGGCCCGCATCACGAAGGCGTCGTTGACCGACAGACAACAGATGGCATCCACCCCTTTGGCCATAAACTGATCGGCCAGCACCACGTAACCGGGCAGATGGGCATTGGAGCAGGTGGGAGTAAAGGCGCCGGGCACGGCAAACAGCACCACTTTTTTACCGGCGAACAGCGTCTGGCTATCCCACAGCTGCTTGCCCTCGGCGGTGATAAAGGTAAATTCGCCCGCAGGCAGGGGTTGTCCTACAGCAATCATGATTTCTCGTCCTGAGTCGTG
It encodes the following:
- a CDS encoding calcium/sodium antiporter; this translates as MTLAFVALIAGLALLVWSADKFVDGAAATARYAGMPPLLIGMVIIGFGTSAPEMVVSALAASQGNPGLALGNAYGSNITNIALILGLTALISPIAVASQVVRKEIPILLGITLLSGALLIDGHLGRMDAVILGAVFVALMGWSIWAGMNGKGDALDTETAEDIESEGMSLKSAIFWLVVGLVLLIGASRLLVWGAVTIAQALGISDLVIGLTIVAVGTSLPELASSLIAIRKNEHDLALGNVLGSNLFNTLAVVGIAAGIHPLDVAPEVLTRDWSIMMGLTLLLLVMCLGRKGQGRINRLEGGVLLTCFVAYTGWLLTSQFI
- a CDS encoding redoxin family protein; protein product: MIAVGQPLPAGEFTFITAEGKQLWDSQTLFAGKKVVLFAVPGAFTPTCSNAHLPGYVVLADQFMAKGVDAICCLSVNDAFVMRAWQTAQNAEAITMLADGDGSWTRALGLAKDTGAFGGIRAQRFALIANDGVVEQLFVEAPGKFEVSDAASLLAGL